A window of Neorhizobium galegae bv. orientalis str. HAMBI 540 genomic DNA:
CCTTCCTGCTGCAGGGCGGCGACTGCGCCGAAAGCTTCGTCGAACATGGCGCCGACAATATCCGCGACTTCTTCCGTTCGTTCCTGCAGATGGCGGTCGTGCTGACCTATGGCGCCCAGCTTCCGGTCGTCAAGGTCGGCCGCATCGCCGGCCAGTTCGCCAAGCCGCGCAGCAATTCGCACGAGTCACAGGACGGCAAGACGCTACTGACCTACCGTGGCGACATCGTCAACGGCACCGAGTTCACCGAGGAGGCCCGCACGCCGGATCCGGAGCGCCAGATGATGGCCTACCGCCAGTCGGCCGCGACGCTCAACCTGCTGCGCGCCTTCGCGATGGGCGGCTACGCCAATCTCGAAAACGTCCATAAGTGGATGCTCGGCTTCGTCAAGGATAGCCCCCAGGGCGAACGTTACCGCAAGCTCGCCGACCGCATCAGCGAAACCATGGATTTCATGAAGGCGATCGGCATCACTGCGGAAAATCAGCCGAGCCTGCGCGAGACGGATTTCTTCACCAGCCATGAAGCGTTGCTGCTCGGTTACGAGGAGGCTTTCACCCGCGTCGACTCCACTTCGGGCGACTGGTACGCGACCTCAGGCCACATGCTGTGGATCGGCGACCGTACCCGCCAGCTCGACCATGCGCATGTCGAATATTTCCGCGGCATCAAGAACCCGATCGGCCTCAAGTGTGGTCCGTCGCTGCAGGCCGATAACCTAATCGAACTGATCGATGCCTTGAACCCGACGAACGAAGCTGGCCGTCTGACGCTGATCTGCCGTTTCGGCTACGACAAGGTCGCCGATTCGCTGCCGAAGCTGATCCGCGCCGTCGAGCGGGAAGGCAGGAAAGTCGTCTGGTCCTGCGATCCGATGCACGGCAACACGATCACGCTCAACAGCTACAAGACCCGGCCCTTCGACCGGATCCTGTCGGAAGTCGAAAGCTTCTTCCAGATCCATCGTGCGGAAGGCACCCATCCGGGCGGCATCCATATCGAGATGACCGGCAAGGACGTCACCGAATGCACCGGCGGTGCTCGTGCGGTCTCGGCCGGCGACCTGCAGGACCGCTACCACACCCATTGCGACCCGCGCCTCAACGCCGACCAGGCCTTGGAGCTCGCCTTCCTGCTCGCTGAGCGGATGAAGAGCGGCCGCGACGAAAAGCGGATGGTCGTCAACGGCTGAACCGCCGCGCATCATCGCTGAAAATCGAAGAAGGCCGGCGGTGACGCCGGCCTTTCTGCATCTTGATATGGCTTCCATTGATGATCATCATCAGCGGAATAGATTTGACCTCGCGGCCCGCGCTCGCGACACTCGGCCGTCGCTTCGTTGAGGATGGTGCATGGAGCAGAAGAACAGCGGTCGTTGCCTGTGCGGCGTGATCCGATTTGAGACGGTGGGTCCGCTGCGGACGGTCACGGCCTGCCATTGTTCGCAATGCCGCCGCCAGACCGGACTTTATTACGCGGCGACCAGCGTTCGTGCCGAGAACATGACGCTCGAAGGCGAGGAGGCGCTGAACTGGTATCGCGCCAGCGACGAGGCGCGGCGCGGCTTCTGCTCGCAATGCGGCTCTGCGCTGTTCTGGCAGGCGGAGGGCGCGACAAGTATTTCGATCCTGGCGGGCGCCTTCGATCAGCCGAGTGGGCTCGTCATGGGCGAGCATATCTATTGCGCCGACAAGGGGGATTTCTACGAACTGCCGGAGGACGGCGTGCCGCATTATCCGGGCGATCGTCCCGTATCTGCCTGAACGACAAAAAACTCACGGAACAACGTTGCCGCCGTCTGCTGCGGACGTTAAATCGGTAGCATGACCCAGGATATCAGCCAGACATTTCGTATCGCCGTTGC
This region includes:
- a CDS encoding class II 3-deoxy-7-phosphoheptulonate synthase, coding for MAQNWTPSSWRQKPIQQVPEFPDKAALAATEAQLATFPPLVFAGEARRLKKQLASVAEGNAFLLQGGDCAESFVEHGADNIRDFFRSFLQMAVVLTYGAQLPVVKVGRIAGQFAKPRSNSHESQDGKTLLTYRGDIVNGTEFTEEARTPDPERQMMAYRQSAATLNLLRAFAMGGYANLENVHKWMLGFVKDSPQGERYRKLADRISETMDFMKAIGITAENQPSLRETDFFTSHEALLLGYEEAFTRVDSTSGDWYATSGHMLWIGDRTRQLDHAHVEYFRGIKNPIGLKCGPSLQADNLIELIDALNPTNEAGRLTLICRFGYDKVADSLPKLIRAVEREGRKVVWSCDPMHGNTITLNSYKTRPFDRILSEVESFFQIHRAEGTHPGGIHIEMTGKDVTECTGGARAVSAGDLQDRYHTHCDPRLNADQALELAFLLAERMKSGRDEKRMVVNG
- a CDS encoding GFA family protein gives rise to the protein MEQKNSGRCLCGVIRFETVGPLRTVTACHCSQCRRQTGLYYAATSVRAENMTLEGEEALNWYRASDEARRGFCSQCGSALFWQAEGATSISILAGAFDQPSGLVMGEHIYCADKGDFYELPEDGVPHYPGDRPVSA